The proteins below are encoded in one region of Chrysemys picta bellii isolate R12L10 chromosome 4, ASM1138683v2, whole genome shotgun sequence:
- the LOC122173395 gene encoding equilibrative nucleobase transporter 1-like, producing MSFRACVFSKLFFWHLMWLSVMELRHYLFIGTLNPMLEHLAAGDTTLVSTYTNAFAFTQLCEVLCVPWNGLILDRHKRGRRKDGSAKGGSDSLADLHSCILSLAVTVLQCVAFSVCASVPVMPVQYATFILQVLSRSFLYGGNAAFLAIAFPLERFGKLYGLVMGLSALVSLLQYPCFALIKGPLSDDPFYVNTGLIIVILLAFLSPLVVLREYQRREREQEKQHVDSPPLAKAGVESSI from the exons ATGTCTTTCCGTGCCTGTGTCTTCTCCAAGCTCTTCTTCTGGCACCTCATGTGGCTGTCGGTGATGGAGCTGCGGCACTACCTCTTCATCGGCACCCTCAACCCCATGCTGGAGCACCTGGCTGCCGGCGACACCACGCTAG TAAGCACCTACACCAATGCCTTCGCCTTCACCCAGCTCTGTGAGGTCCTGTGCGTCCCCTGGAATGGGCTCATCTTAGACCGGCACAAGCgtgggaggaggaaggatggcAGTGCCAAAG GTGGCTCGGACTCCCTGGCGGACCTGCACTCCTGCATCCTGTCGCTGGCTGTGACGGTGCTGCAGTGTGTGGCCTTCTCGGTCTGTGCCTCCGTGCCAGTGATGCCTGTGCAGTACGCCACCTTCATCCTGCAGGTGCTGAGCCGCTCCTTCCTGTACGGGGGCAACGCCGCCTTCCTGGCCATCGC GTTCCCACTGGAACGTTTCGGGAAGCTATATGGGCTGGTGATGGGCCTGTCGGCCTTGGTGTCACTCCTCCAGTACCCCTGCTTCGCACTCATCAAGGGACCGCTCAGCGATGACCCCTTCTAT GTGAACACTGGCCTCATCATCGTCATCCTCCTGGCCTTCCTCAGTCCGCTGGTAGTGCTGCGGGAGTACCAGCGCCGGGAGAGGGAGCAGGAAAAGCAACATGTTGACTCACCCCCCCTGGCCAAGGCCGGTGTGGAGTCCTCCatctga
- the LOC112060008 gene encoding bone marrow proteoglycan-like — translation MKLSLLLALLGAVSARQLHEGAPEQEVPAEQGEEETGEPEPPCPTDSESFRMTVPGQGGHTCRYAFVNNCKTFWSAQKVCARCYHGRLASIHNYATNHRLSCMVRGRTNHAQVWIGGYTSRWFFHVYPRWVDHSAWNYSNWARGNPWRFWKSCVAMCPVGGQWSSVSCGTRLPFICEY, via the exons ATGAAGCTGTCCCTGCTGCTTGCCCTCCTGGGGGCCGTCTCTGCTCGCCAGCTCC ATGAGGGCGCCCCGGAGCAGGAGGTACCAGCCGAGCAGGGCGAGGAGGAGACCGGGGAGCCGGAGCCACCGTGCCCCACAGACAGCGAGAGCTTCAGGATGACAGTGCCTGGCCAGGGGGGCCACACCTGTCGCTATGCATTTGTGAACAATTGCAAGACATTTTGGAGCGCCCAG aaaGTGTGTGCCCGCTGCTACCACGGCCGCCTGGCCTCCATCCACAACTATGCGACCAACCACCGCCTGAGCTGCATGGTGCGTGGCCGCACCAACCACGCCCAGGTGTGGATCGGGGGCTACACCTCCCGCTGG tTCTTTCATGTGTACCCCCGCTGGGTTGACCACAGTGCCTGGAACTACTCCAACTGGGCCAGAGGGAACCCCTGGCGGTTTTGGAAATCGTGTGTCGCCATGTGCCCTGTAG GTGGTCAATGGAGCAGCGTCAGCTGCGGGACTCGCCTGCCCTTTATCTGTGAGTACtga
- the LOC112061786 gene encoding bone marrow proteoglycan-like isoform X2, producing MKLFLVLALALLGAVSTHQLHEGAPEQEVPAEQGEEEPGEPEPPCPTESESFRVIVPGQEGRTCRYVFVNRCLTFRGAQRVCARCYRGRLASIHNYATNRRLRRTVRARTNRAQVWIGGITSRRHHCLRTHWVDRSPWNYSNWARGNPCRTRPTCVALCPAGGKWRSVSCRVRMPFICQY from the exons ATGAAGCTGTTCCTGGTCCTGGCACTTGCCCTGCTGGGGGCCGTCTCTACTCACCAGCTCC ATGAGGGCGCCCCGGAGCAGGAGGTACCAGCCgagcagggcgaggaggagcccGGGGAGCCGGAGCCACCATGCCCCACAGAGAGCGAGAGCTTCAGGGTGATAGTGCCTGGCCAGGAGGGCCGCACCTGTCGCTATGTGTTTGTGAACCGTTGCCTGACATTTCGGGGAGCCCAG cgcGTGTGTGCCCGTTGCTACCGCGGCCGCCTGGCCTCCATCCACAACTATGCAACCAACCGGCGCCTGAGACGCACGGTGCGTGCCCGCACCAACCGGGCCCAGGTGTGGATTGGAGGCATCACCTCCCGCAGG CACCACTGTCTGCGCACCCACTGGGTCGACCGCAGTCCCTGGAACTACTCCAACTGGGCCAGAGGGAACCCCTGCCGCACTAGGCCAACGTGTGTCGCCCTGTGCCCTGCAG GTGGTAAATGGAGAAGTGTGAGTTGCAGGGTTAGAATGCCCTTTATCTGTCAGTACtga
- the LOC112061786 gene encoding bone marrow proteoglycan-like isoform X1, whose translation MKLFLVLALALLGAVSTHQLPSDEGAPEQEVPAEQGEEEPGEPEPPCPTESESFRVIVPGQEGRTCRYVFVNRCLTFRGAQRVCARCYRGRLASIHNYATNRRLRRTVRARTNRAQVWIGGITSRRHHCLRTHWVDRSPWNYSNWARGNPCRTRPTCVALCPAGGKWRSVSCRVRMPFICQY comes from the exons ATGAAGCTGTTCCTGGTCCTGGCACTTGCCCTGCTGGGGGCCGTCTCTACTCACCAGCTCC CCTCAGATGAGGGCGCCCCGGAGCAGGAGGTACCAGCCgagcagggcgaggaggagcccGGGGAGCCGGAGCCACCATGCCCCACAGAGAGCGAGAGCTTCAGGGTGATAGTGCCTGGCCAGGAGGGCCGCACCTGTCGCTATGTGTTTGTGAACCGTTGCCTGACATTTCGGGGAGCCCAG cgcGTGTGTGCCCGTTGCTACCGCGGCCGCCTGGCCTCCATCCACAACTATGCAACCAACCGGCGCCTGAGACGCACGGTGCGTGCCCGCACCAACCGGGCCCAGGTGTGGATTGGAGGCATCACCTCCCGCAGG CACCACTGTCTGCGCACCCACTGGGTCGACCGCAGTCCCTGGAACTACTCCAACTGGGCCAGAGGGAACCCCTGCCGCACTAGGCCAACGTGTGTCGCCCTGTGCCCTGCAG GTGGTAAATGGAGAAGTGTGAGTTGCAGGGTTAGAATGCCCTTTATCTGTCAGTACtga